In Heteronotia binoei isolate CCM8104 ecotype False Entrance Well chromosome 5, APGP_CSIRO_Hbin_v1, whole genome shotgun sequence, the DNA window ctctacctaatcctaaataggtacacagcctggcctggcccaacaaggtctcatttatgtcagtccatccctcacaacaaatgagttcgataacCCTGGTCTAAGGTTTTTGATGGTCAAGCTCCCTACATCAGACATGAGGGATCTAAAGTGTGACTGGATTAAAATCTTGCTCTTTGACTGCAAACCAGAATAGCTGCTCTCCAAAAATAACTGCATAGTTCATGTAATATCTCCATTGCATCATTTTTATATTCTAAGTCAGCTCTGTCCAGGTTAGCATTATCTGCTCTGACCAGAAGCGTCTCTCCAGGGcatcaggcagaggtctttcacaacaaCTAATGCCTGatgcttttaactgaaaatgctggggattgaacctgggatcttctgcatgccaaccagatgctctgccattgactCACAGCTCATTTCTGGCAAGAGACTTTCacatccttttaactggtgatgctAAGGACTGGACCtgggcagatgctctaccagagACGCAGTATCTCCCCAGTGTGATTGCCACTAAAAAAGGTATAATGCAAAAGCTAACAATTTTTATATCTAGCAAAATGATAACATGCAGGGGTGTGTGTCATGGGCAGGGGAGGCTATTGCCTTGAGCTGAAGTCTGGAGAGGTGGTATGTACATTTTGTGAATAAATACATATTGCATATACACCCCTTGCTCAGATCTTTATCAATAGGGTCAGAAGCGACCACAATGAAGACCAGTTTTTGCCAAaacccaattaaaaaaaaaaaagttcacacAACAAGATTACACAACAGACTCTTCCAAATTCAGTCCACTCTCTTTTCAGTGTGTCGTATCATTAACCTTCACTAACTGAATTTATTGTGATCCTCTCTTTTTAACTTCTTAACTTTATCATGGTAAACAAATTTTCAAAACCACCTACATGCACTCCTTTTATATGGTACTTATGGTTCTTCTTCTTATTTATACTTTCCTCCAGCCCTGAACTGGATAGACcaagctagcttgatcttgtcagatctcagaagctaagcagggtcagccctggataatatatggatgggagacctccaaaggaatatcagggtcatgacatggagacaggcaacagcaaaccatcccTGAACATCTCTcatcttgaaaaccccacagggtcaccgtaagtctgCTGTGGTATTTTCAGTGCAGTTTGCAATCACTTACTTGTGTTTGCATAATGCATTTTGTGTTCCTATGCGGGCCCATGTTTAGAAGTCTGGCAACTCCtattggggcatggaggacattcagagaagtggcttgatacagcctgcctctgcctcccatccctggtattctctggaggtctcccatgcaaatatttgccaaggtcagccctgctcagcttctgagatctgacgagctcagacttgcctaggctatccaggtcagggctcgaTGGCATTCCCCACTACCAATACTTTCTTCCAACAACTAGCAAAAACAAGAGATCATAGTAGCATTCAAAACAAAAGTATATATTATGATTCAATGGGATTAAGCCCATAATTTTGGAATCATAGCAAGTCTAAACCCTCGACCAAAAGAGAGTGATTCTGCTACTTTGCCAACATTTAACAGCTACAACTccaatttttatcccacccttcttccaaggcTGTCTAACTGGTtaacctctcttccattttatcctcactacaaccCAGAGAAGTGGGTTAGGTAGAGGgagaatgactggtccaaggttgtCCAatcagcttcatggcagagtgggtatCCCACTGATAATCCAGCACTCTACCCAGGGGGTCCCCAAACTTTAGAAGTCCGcaggcacctttgggattctgatacagcagtgttctctctaagctgagttagtgagctagctctcagttttttagcctctggctcacacatttttgtctttgctcagcagaaatggccccagagcaaacaaatttatgcagtagctcacaactttaacgccagtagctcacaaagaagaatttttgctcacaagtctccacagcttagagggagtattggtgggcacaaccacaaaatggcttccagtttggtgtaatggttaagagtggtgtcctgtaatctggagagctgggtttgattccccattcctccacatgaagccagctgagtgaccttgggccagtcacagtcctctcagagctgttctgtcaagaGCAGTACTCTCAAAGCtgtctcagccccgcctacctcatagggtgcctgttatgggaagagaggggaggtgattgtaagccactctgtgagacTCTTTTGAGCAGTGAAAGCTGAGTATAAAAAtcaattcttcttctctccagAAGCCAATTAGAACATGGTTGCCTCCAGAAACggagtcaaccacaaaatgtcaaggaGTGAGGGTTATGTATAATACACTAacgggtagaattctagcaggagctgctttgcatattaggccacacccccccgatgcaaccaattctccaagagcttacaaggctcttttttgtaacctcttggaggattggctacatctggggggtatggcctaatatgcaaaggagttcctgctagaattccacccctgaacactAATATAatctcttcagcatttcagacagaaggtctgtttaacaggatgcctttgaaAATAAACATATtccttaaaaatattttcttgtgtACACACACAGTAATGCAGTGAAGAACCCTGTGGTGGCAACTGTTGCTGAAGCAACCTTGAAAATATCTGCACAGTCAAACCACTATGGCAAAAGCCCACCTGCCCCCACCCACATTCTAGGAAACAcctggcaggtgccaggaaagatGTCTGTAGGCACCATGGCCCTGCAGGCACCATGCTGGGgtcccctgctctaaccactattcTTCACTGGTTCTCTATTCACACTGACTCAAGCAGTGCAGATTACTTTTCCCCACTGGAGAAGATATGACAGGACTGATGAACACCCAATGAAGTGGGGcttcatagagagccagtttagtgtagtggttaagtgcgcagactcttatctgggagaacccagtttgattccccactcctccacttgcacctgctggaatggctttgggtcagccatagctctcacagcattgttctttaaagggcagctgctgtgagagccctctcagccccacccacctcacagggtgtctgttgtggggggagaagatataggagattgtacaccgctctgattcagagagaagggtgggttataaatctctgcagtcgtcttcttcatcatctgctTTTTTGCTCCTAGCCATTAAGAACCAAGTCCATCCCGACAGGCTCTGGATGTGACACAATATCAACACCCAGCTCCTCCCTAGCCAGATATACCCATATTTTGTCATCTCGGAAGGTGCCACACAAACATAGTcaaaacagagaaagaagcaAATACACTGGGAAGAGCCTACCTCTGccacatagaatcatacagttggaagggacctccagggtcatctagtccaaccccctgcacaatgcaggaaactcacaaatacctccccccaaattcacaggatcctcattgctgccagatggccatctagcctctgattaaaaacctccaaggaaggagagcccaccaccttccaaggaagcctgttccactgaggaatcgctgtaatggtcaggaagttcttcctaatgttgagccagaaactcttttgatttaagtcAAACATGACTAAAGTCAAACTTCTGACTGGTATCCCAACACCAACCAGCTTCCAGCGCTGCTTAAAGCAAAGCTGGTGACACAAAAAAGGTAATTTCAGTTGTATATTTATTGaaaacattctcctttcccttaatgactcaaacagtgttccctctaagatgagttcatgtgagctagctcacagtttttttgccTTCTGGCTCACAACTTTTTTgccatagctcaggaaaaatggccccagagcaaactattttctgcagtagctcacaactttaatgccagtagctcacaaagtggaaattttgctcacaaaactccacagcttagagggaacattggacaagTAAAAATGAAAAAGATGCCCCTTTCTGCATGCTCAAGACCTGCCATCCCTGTTACTTCTCTTGTGAAAGGGACCAGCTTTCAAACCTTTCAGAGATGCTGAAAATACAGGAGCACAGACTATAGCGGAACCTGCTTTGGGAGTTACCATTCTTGAATCCCCACAGCAATAAACCATTCACACAAGGGGCTGCAGCCTAGACCGTTCAGCTATGTATGGAGCCTTCCTTCAGTCCCATGCTACCAGAAGAATAGCATTTTCTGCACTGGAGAAGGGCTCAGTGGGGTGGTAAGATCCACCAAAAGTGCGTCTCATAAGTGTCTGTGTTCCTTAACCAGACACTCAGAATGGATAATTTCTTTTGTCTCACTAATTACAGCGGGGAAAGTCATATTTTCAGAGCAATATGGCCGGCTTTAAAAGACCTTCACTGTAATCAGTACAAATTTTATGAGGAGAGCTCTGGAAACAGAATTGCCAGCACTGCCTTGGCAACTGCCTGGAAATTCtgagggtggtgcctggagagggaggagcttGTGGAGGATGTGACATCGCTTTTGGAAGACACTGTATACCCCCTAATATCCATGgtaaagacatggaaagaaattcCTGGAACATCACTAGGGAGGCCATTTCCCAGATCTTTTCTCAGTTTCTTGAAGGCAGGGAATTAGGGCCAATGCCGGCAGATGACAAACTTATCCGAAAGCTAATCAACATGCTTCTATTCAAATCCAGCTGTGGAAGGTGCCAATTGCTAGTTCCTGTCGTGTTTCCACAAATACACATCCCCCAATCCTAGTTCTGCATGTGCTTTAAAATACCCATGACAGTTTTAGAAGTGAAAAATGAacattgaaacaaacaaacactttTTAAGTGGCAACCTTCCTGAAGCATGCAGGAAAGAGCAAAACTGCTTTATTTGACTTTATCGTGCAAACTGCGATCCTGGCTTGTACCTCAGATAAAGAACATATCATAACTGTTTGGTGCAgtgtttaatctggagaaccaggtttgattctccactcctccccatgcagctgctgggtgaccttgggtcagtcacaagtcctctcatagctgttctctcaagaacagttcttttagagctctctcagccccacctacctcacagagtgtctgttgtgggaagaggaagggaaggagattgtaagctgctctgagatgccgAGTGAAggaaagggtataaatccaatctcttcttcgtAAAATACGACATCGGCCTTCACCTTAAGGTACTATGGAGTATCAAATCTAGGCAGGGTGACAGATGCAGCAAAAAGATTACCTCAGGGAAATAATTTACTAACCTTGTATTATTTCACCTGTGTTTGCTATCTGATATTGAATAAAGTTTCCTTTTTCTATAAAGCTCTTGCCACATTTGCCACGTTCATAGGATTTCACTCCAGAGTGAACTTTGTGGTGTACACGAAGGTGTGCATGTCGAGCAAAgcattttccacactccaagcatttgtagggtttctctcctgtgtggactcGTTGATGTTTCACAAGATTTGATAGCTGAGCAAAACATTTCTCACACTCCAAACACTTGTagggtttttctcctgtgtggactCTTTGATGGCTCACGAGGGCAGAACGTTGAGCAAAACATTTCCCACACTCCTGGCATTTAtgaggtttctctcctgtgtgaactcGCTGGTGATTCACCACATCTGAATGTATAGCAAAacattttccacactccaggcatttatagggTCTCTCTCCTGTATGGATCCGCCGGTGTTTCACAAGGTCAGATTGTTGGGCAAAACACTTGCCACACTTCAGGCATtggtatggtttctctcctgtgtgaactcTCTGGTGATTCACAAGGTTGGACTGGTGAGCAAAAagttttccacactccaggcatttatatggtttctcaccCGTGTGGACTCTCTGATGGTTGACAAGGACTGACTGACGAGCAAAACATTTTTCACACTCTaaacatttatatggcttttcccctgtgtggactCTTTGGTGATTTATAAGGACTGAGTGACGAGCAAAACATTTCTCACAGTCCAGGCATTtgtaaggtttctctcctgtgtggaccCTTCGGTGTCTGACCAGCTGTGATCTCTGTGTAAAGCATTTTACGCAATCTGAGCATTTATAGGGCTTCTCTCCCGTATGGATTCTGTGGTGATTCACAAGGACTGACTGACGAGAAAAacatttcccacactccaggcatttaaatggtctctctcctgtgtggacTCGCTGGTGTTTCACAAGCTCTGAATGGTGCACAAAATACTTGCCACACTCCAAGCACTTGAAGGGTTTCTCACCCATATGGACTATCCGATGTATGACCAGGTCTGATTTCTGAGCAAAACGTTTCCCACACTTGCGGCACGAGTTCTTTTTTCTAATGCCACCTGCTGGTATAGAAAGGAAACAATGGCAGAACTGATTGGGGAAATATCTTTCAGAAACTAGATGAATAAACAAACTGAaggtgtctgtctatctatcactatttaagaacataagagaagccatgttggatcaggccaatggcccagtccaacactctgtatcacacagtggccaaaattttttatatatatatatacacgcacacatacatatatatacactgtggctaatagccactgatggacctctgctccatatttttatctaacctcctcttgaagctggctatgcttgtggccgccaccacctcctgtggcagtgaattccacatgttaatcaccctttgggtgaagaagtacctccttttatccattctaacccaactgcttagcaatttcattgaatgcccatgagttcttgtattgtgagaaagggagaaaagtacttctttctctaccttctccatcccatgcataatcttgtaaacctctatcatgtcaccctgcagtcgacgtttctccaagctaaagagccccaagcgttttaacctttcttcatagggaaagtgttccaaacctgtaatcattctagttgcccttttctgcactttttccaatgctataatatcctttttgaggtgcggtgaccagaattgcacacagtattccaaaggagaccgcaccatcaatttatacaggggcattatgatactggctgatttgtcttcaattcccttcctaataatacccagcatg includes these proteins:
- the LOC132571912 gene encoding zinc finger protein 501-like, producing the protein MFLSGLLPPRGWQRAAAEPAQRLVTFKDVAVYFTEAQGALLDPEQRALYREVMMENYENVVSLGFPVPKPHLISRLERGENPWVPLSRALDDSNQSGGIRKKNSCRKCGKRFAQKSDLVIHRIVHMGEKPFKCLECGKYFVHHSELVKHQRVHTGERPFKCLECGKCFSRQSVLVNHHRIHTGEKPYKCSDCVKCFTQRSQLVRHRRVHTGEKPYKCLDCEKCFARHSVLINHQRVHTGEKPYKCLECEKCFARQSVLVNHQRVHTGEKPYKCLECGKLFAHQSNLVNHQRVHTGEKPYQCLKCGKCFAQQSDLVKHRRIHTGERPYKCLECGKCFAIHSDVVNHQRVHTGEKPHKCQECGKCFAQRSALVSHQRVHTGEKPYKCLECEKCFAQLSNLVKHQRVHTGEKPYKCLECGKCFARHAHLRVHHKVHSGVKSYERGKCGKSFIEKGNFIQYQIANTGEIIQG